The Ruania alba genome has a window encoding:
- a CDS encoding ABC transporter permease, giving the protein MRASAGRLVAAGIAIMLGTAFVAASLLATATMERTTYNSVSSAYADADLVVVDTGGGRSDADLAEIRGLDGVGAVHSMAMLGAEVSAENRSEFVTLGSAAPSPSLEAADLAEGQVPTAAGQVALTGAVAERLQVGLGDEITSSVEYWSEDPEAADGGTSQSETATLEVVGLLNEPDAFLFNRASALLQADQLSELLALAWEGEPAHYEMSLALADGADLETVRADVDGLFGDSVQVRTVQEQAELTTAQLTGNEQIMTVLLLAFATVALAVAALVITNTFQVLIAQRTRTLALLRCVGAAKAQVRRSVLLEAAILGLIASVAGIALGSAIVAVGLTVLANLNLEVPIDAELVITPSVVLAPLLTGLGVTMLAALVPARMATRVAPLAALRPLEGGATRSAGRVRAVLTGLLLVGGFGLLGAAVLIVRTVESESDSTVLIALAIGLLGGIVSLVGLLVGSVFVVPRLIRLVGRLAERSVAGKIAIANSVRNPKRTASTASALLIGVALVTMMSTGAMSARETLTSELDSRFPVDLSVATPDSLSDVQTSAVGEVPGVTDSVLLAQTEVDATDSSGQTSWLTVAAVSEGDLTDVLRDAAAAQPAAGTLVVPGEMAGWQGIDDGQELTLTRGDGDSDGNTSVTVTAQVTTLDGMVALLDPATLAELGEVPAASMMWARVADDANERDVVRTVQSTLTDLSETVDGLQAPEISGAAVERAGYAQVVDTLLAVVVGLLGVSVVIALVGVANTLSLSVIERRRESAMLRALGLTKAQLRGMLAVEGVLIAGAGAVIGAVAGLVYGWAGSSVLLGSLADVPFQVPWRDLALVAGVALVAGLLASVLPARSAVRTSPVAALGVD; this is encoded by the coding sequence ATGCGCGCCTCGGCCGGCCGGCTGGTCGCGGCCGGGATCGCGATCATGCTGGGCACTGCGTTCGTGGCCGCCAGCCTGCTCGCCACGGCCACGATGGAGCGCACCACCTACAACTCGGTGAGCTCGGCCTACGCCGACGCCGACCTCGTGGTGGTGGACACCGGCGGTGGCCGTTCGGACGCCGACCTCGCCGAGATCCGCGGTCTCGACGGAGTGGGCGCCGTGCACTCCATGGCGATGCTCGGCGCCGAGGTCTCCGCTGAGAACCGGAGCGAGTTCGTCACCCTCGGCTCCGCCGCCCCGAGCCCGTCGCTGGAAGCAGCTGACCTCGCCGAGGGGCAGGTCCCGACGGCGGCCGGTCAGGTCGCGCTGACCGGTGCGGTGGCCGAACGACTTCAGGTGGGCCTCGGGGACGAGATCACCTCCAGCGTGGAGTACTGGTCCGAGGACCCGGAGGCCGCCGACGGCGGGACGAGCCAGTCCGAGACGGCCACCCTGGAGGTGGTCGGCCTGCTGAACGAACCCGATGCGTTCCTGTTCAACCGTGCCTCGGCGCTGCTCCAGGCCGACCAGCTCAGCGAGCTGCTCGCTCTGGCCTGGGAGGGCGAGCCCGCACACTACGAGATGAGTCTGGCCCTCGCCGACGGCGCCGACCTGGAGACGGTGCGCGCCGACGTCGACGGGCTGTTCGGCGACTCGGTGCAGGTGCGCACGGTGCAGGAGCAGGCGGAGCTAACCACCGCCCAGCTCACCGGCAACGAGCAGATCATGACCGTGCTGCTGCTGGCGTTCGCCACGGTGGCGCTCGCGGTCGCTGCCCTGGTGATCACGAACACCTTCCAGGTGCTGATCGCCCAGCGCACCCGCACCCTGGCGCTGCTGCGCTGCGTGGGTGCAGCGAAGGCTCAGGTGCGCCGGTCGGTGCTGCTGGAGGCGGCGATCCTGGGTCTGATCGCGTCGGTGGCCGGCATCGCTCTCGGTAGCGCGATCGTGGCCGTCGGGCTGACGGTGCTCGCGAACCTGAACCTGGAGGTACCGATCGATGCCGAGCTGGTGATCACCCCGTCGGTGGTGCTCGCGCCGCTGCTCACCGGCCTGGGCGTGACCATGCTCGCCGCCCTGGTACCGGCCCGGATGGCCACCCGGGTGGCACCGCTGGCAGCGTTGCGTCCGCTGGAGGGTGGCGCCACCCGGAGCGCTGGTCGTGTTCGTGCGGTCCTCACCGGCCTGCTCCTGGTGGGCGGGTTCGGTCTGCTCGGCGCGGCCGTGCTGATCGTGCGCACCGTCGAGAGCGAGTCCGACTCGACCGTACTGATCGCGCTCGCGATCGGTCTGCTCGGTGGCATTGTCTCTCTCGTCGGCCTGCTCGTGGGCAGCGTGTTCGTGGTACCGCGCCTGATCCGCCTCGTCGGGCGTCTGGCCGAACGCAGCGTGGCCGGGAAGATCGCGATCGCGAACTCGGTGCGCAACCCGAAACGGACCGCATCCACCGCCAGCGCCCTGCTGATCGGCGTGGCCCTGGTAACGATGATGAGCACCGGCGCGATGTCGGCACGGGAGACCCTCACCTCCGAGCTCGACTCCCGGTTCCCGGTAGACCTGAGCGTGGCCACCCCGGACTCGCTCTCGGACGTGCAGACCAGCGCCGTGGGCGAGGTGCCCGGCGTGACCGACTCGGTGTTGCTTGCCCAGACGGAGGTGGACGCCACCGACAGCTCCGGGCAGACCAGCTGGCTCACCGTGGCGGCAGTCAGCGAGGGCGACCTCACCGACGTGCTGCGCGACGCGGCGGCGGCCCAGCCCGCGGCAGGCACCCTGGTGGTGCCCGGCGAGATGGCCGGCTGGCAGGGCATCGATGACGGTCAGGAGCTCACCCTCACCCGTGGCGATGGCGACAGCGACGGCAACACCTCGGTCACGGTGACCGCGCAGGTGACCACCCTGGACGGGATGGTCGCACTCCTGGACCCGGCCACCCTCGCCGAGCTCGGCGAGGTCCCGGCGGCGTCGATGATGTGGGCCCGCGTGGCTGATGACGCGAACGAGCGCGACGTGGTGCGGACCGTGCAGTCCACGCTCACCGATCTCTCGGAGACTGTGGACGGGCTGCAGGCGCCGGAGATCAGCGGAGCCGCGGTGGAACGTGCCGGCTACGCGCAAGTGGTGGACACACTGCTGGCCGTGGTGGTGGGTCTGCTCGGAGTGTCCGTGGTGATCGCCCTGGTGGGCGTGGCGAACACGCTCTCGCTGTCGGTGATCGAACGACGGCGCGAGTCGGCCATGCTGCGGGCGTTGGGGCTGACCAAGGCGCAACTGCGCGGGATGCTCGCGGTGGAAGGCGTGCTGATCGCCGGGGCCGGTGCCGTGATCGGCGCGGTCGCCGGGTTGGTGTACGGCTGGGCCGGCTCGTCGGTGCTGCTCGGCTCGCTCGCGGACGTCCCCTTCCAGGTGCCGTGGCGCGACCTCGCCCTGGTGGCGGGCGTAGCCCTGGTGGCCGGGTTGCTGGCCTCGGTGCTCCCGGCCAGGTCGGCCGTGCGTACCTCCCCGGTGGCGGCGCTCGGGGTGGACTGA
- a CDS encoding response regulator yields the protein MSTDTQPPAPIRVALVDDQQLVRAGFALVINSQPDMTVALEAGDGAQAVRLLASHEVDVVLMDVRMPQMDGLAATATLTDPRTSRVGGTPKVVILTTFDLDEYVLQAIKAGASGFLLKDTPPEEMLAAIRTVHHGEAVIAPSSTRRLIEHLATVLPDEQKASAAVLDALTEREREVLVLMARGRSNTEIAGDLFVAEATVKTHVGRVLAKLDARDRVQAVVTAYETGLVSPGS from the coding sequence ATGAGCACCGACACGCAGCCACCGGCCCCGATCCGGGTGGCGCTCGTGGACGACCAACAGCTGGTCCGCGCCGGCTTCGCGCTGGTGATCAACTCCCAGCCAGACATGACCGTGGCGCTCGAGGCTGGCGACGGCGCGCAGGCGGTACGGCTGCTCGCCTCCCACGAAGTGGACGTGGTGCTGATGGACGTCCGCATGCCGCAGATGGACGGGCTGGCCGCAACGGCCACGCTCACCGACCCACGCACCTCTCGCGTCGGCGGCACCCCGAAGGTGGTCATCCTGACCACCTTCGACCTGGACGAGTACGTGCTGCAGGCCATCAAGGCCGGTGCGAGCGGGTTCCTGCTCAAGGACACCCCGCCGGAGGAGATGCTCGCCGCGATCCGCACCGTGCACCACGGCGAGGCGGTCATCGCCCCCTCCAGCACCCGCCGTCTCATCGAGCACCTCGCGACCGTTCTGCCGGACGAGCAGAAAGCGTCCGCCGCCGTCCTCGACGCGCTCACCGAGCGGGAGCGCGAGGTGCTGGTGCTGATGGCCCGGGGCCGCTCCAACACCGAGATCGCCGGCGACCTGTTCGTGGCCGAGGCCACCGTGAAGACGCACGTGGGCCGGGTGCTGGCGAAGCTGGACGCTCGCGACCGGGTGCAGGCCGTGGTGACCGCCTACGAGACCGGGTTGGTCAGCCCCGGCTCCTGA
- a CDS encoding sensor histidine kinase yields the protein MAPLDPPPAPPVRRYSPFTADAIVAAILTITLGMLSIGITGSLGLGRFATTVTVVTSLGMPAALAWRRTRPVASAVTVYAMALAHVLAGMILSASDLAIFIALYSITVYGPRWARRTALFSALFGCLIVAVWFLVYNGFTGLGALVGTMGVFGLLAALVLSSWALALVRRARVERVETLAERAARLEVERDQQAQIATQAERARIAREMHDIVAHSLSVVIAQADGGRYAAAHDPQAATHALTTISETGRAALADMRKILGVLRSDTGGERLTPQPETSDLETLVEQVRDTGLAVSLVRMGTARTLPPGAGLTVYRIVQESLTNILKHAGPDAHATVLVQWNPAHLLLQIDDDGRGAAAPSDGAGHGLLGMRERAAMLGGTLTTGPRQGGGFRVRAEIPVPHTPPAPTVLAPGQHPPPPAGHNPATAVGGVPPPPPPISPTWHNPAEWADRSGSTPPRPEDHHR from the coding sequence CATCCTCACGATCACCCTCGGGATGCTGTCGATCGGGATCACCGGGTCCCTGGGACTCGGGAGGTTCGCCACCACCGTCACGGTGGTCACCAGCCTGGGCATGCCCGCCGCTCTCGCCTGGCGACGCACCCGCCCGGTGGCCTCGGCCGTGACGGTCTATGCGATGGCGCTCGCGCACGTGCTCGCCGGAATGATCCTCAGCGCCTCTGACCTGGCGATCTTCATCGCGCTGTACTCGATCACCGTGTACGGACCGCGCTGGGCCCGCCGGACCGCCCTGTTCTCCGCGCTGTTCGGCTGCCTGATTGTGGCGGTCTGGTTCCTCGTGTACAACGGCTTCACCGGTCTGGGCGCCCTGGTGGGCACCATGGGTGTGTTCGGCCTGCTCGCGGCCTTGGTGCTCAGCTCCTGGGCGCTCGCCCTGGTGCGCCGGGCCCGCGTGGAGCGCGTGGAGACTCTCGCCGAGCGTGCCGCGCGGCTGGAGGTCGAGCGCGACCAGCAGGCCCAGATCGCCACCCAGGCCGAGCGCGCCCGGATCGCCCGGGAGATGCACGACATCGTGGCCCACTCCCTCTCGGTGGTGATCGCCCAGGCCGACGGCGGACGGTACGCGGCCGCACATGATCCCCAGGCCGCCACGCACGCCCTCACCACGATCTCTGAGACCGGTCGCGCTGCCCTGGCCGACATGCGCAAGATCCTCGGAGTGCTGCGCAGCGATACCGGCGGTGAGCGGCTCACCCCGCAGCCGGAGACCTCGGACCTGGAGACCCTGGTGGAGCAGGTGCGCGACACCGGGCTGGCGGTCTCGCTGGTGCGGATGGGCACGGCCCGGACCCTTCCCCCGGGCGCCGGGTTGACCGTGTACCGGATCGTGCAGGAGTCCCTGACCAACATCCTCAAGCACGCCGGACCGGACGCCCACGCCACCGTGCTCGTGCAATGGAACCCGGCCCACCTGCTGCTGCAGATCGACGACGACGGCCGGGGTGCGGCAGCCCCCTCCGACGGCGCCGGGCACGGCCTGCTCGGGATGCGTGAGCGCGCCGCGATGCTCGGCGGCACACTCACCACCGGCCCACGCCAAGGCGGTGGGTTCCGGGTACGGGCCGAGATCCCGGTCCCGCACACCCCACCCGCGCCGACGGTCCTCGCACCGGGCCAACACCCACCACCGCCTGCCGGCCACAACCCGGCCACCGCCGTCGGGGGTGTACCACCGCCACCACCGCCCATCTCTCCCACCTGGCACAATCCAGCCGAGTGGGCCGACCGCTCTGGCAGCACACCACCCCGACCTGAGGACCACCACCGATGA
- a CDS encoding ABC transporter ATP-binding protein, with translation MTTPATPEPGTAVSAQHLTKVYGSGDVAVTALNDVSIGFETGQFTAIMGPSGSGKSTLMHLLAGLDSATSGQVRLGDTELTALGDNELTKLRRERIGFVFQSFNLLPMFTALQNITLPSELAGTEVDATWLDMLVDTFGMRDRLTHKPHELSGGQQQRVAIARALSTRPDVIFADEPTGNLDSRSGAEVLSFLRRSVRELGQTIVMVTHDPTAAAYADQVVLLADGQIAGTIASPTPESVMAGLDALRSLETTAGMS, from the coding sequence ATGACCACACCAGCCACGCCCGAACCGGGCACCGCCGTCAGCGCCCAGCACCTCACCAAGGTCTACGGCAGCGGCGACGTTGCCGTGACCGCCCTGAACGACGTCTCGATCGGCTTCGAGACCGGCCAGTTCACCGCGATCATGGGCCCGTCCGGCTCCGGCAAGTCCACCCTCATGCACCTGCTCGCCGGCCTCGACTCCGCCACCTCCGGCCAGGTCCGGCTCGGCGACACCGAACTGACCGCCCTCGGCGACAACGAGCTCACCAAGCTGCGCCGCGAGCGGATCGGATTCGTGTTCCAGTCGTTCAACCTGCTGCCCATGTTCACGGCCCTGCAGAACATCACCCTCCCCTCCGAGCTGGCCGGCACGGAGGTCGACGCCACCTGGTTGGACATGCTGGTGGACACGTTCGGGATGCGCGACCGGCTCACCCACAAGCCGCACGAGCTCTCCGGCGGCCAGCAGCAGCGGGTGGCCATCGCCCGCGCGCTGAGCACCCGCCCGGACGTGATCTTCGCCGATGAACCCACCGGGAACCTGGACTCCCGATCCGGCGCCGAGGTGCTCTCCTTCCTGCGCCGCAGCGTGCGCGAGCTGGGCCAGACCATCGTGATGGTCACCCACGACCCGACTGCCGCCGCCTACGCCGACCAGGTGGTGCTGCTCGCCGACGGGCAGATCGCCGGCACCATCGCCTCCCCCACCCCGGAGTCCGTGATGGCCGGCCTTGACGCGCTGCGCAGCCTGGAGACGACGGCGGGCATGAGCTGA